The Euphorbia lathyris chromosome 8, ddEupLath1.1, whole genome shotgun sequence genome has a window encoding:
- the LOC136203998 gene encoding MOB kinase activator-like 1A has translation MSLIGIGSRNHKTFRPKKNVPSGGKGAQLQKHINSTLGSGNLREAVKLPPGEDVNEWMAVNTVDFFNQVNILYGTLTEFCTTSSCPTMTAGPKYEYRWADGVTIKKPIEVSAPKYVEYLMNWIEAQLDDEMIFPQKLGAPFPTNFWDVVKTIFKRLFRVYAHIYHEHFHKIVSLKEEAHVNTCFKHFVLFTWEFRLIDKRELAPLQDLVESILQL, from the coding sequence ATGAGTCTCATAGGCATTGGTAGCAGAAATCATAAAACATTTCGGCCAAAGAAAAATGTTCCATCTGGAGGTAAGGGTGCTCAACTGCAAAAACATATAAATTCTACCTTAGGTAGTGGTAATTTGAGAGAAGCAGTGAAATTGCCTCCTGGAGAAGATGTTAATGAATGGATGGCTGTTAACACTGTGGATTTCTTTAATCAAGTGAATATCTTATATGGAACTCTCACTGAATTCTGCACAACATCAAGTTGTCCAACAATGACTGCAGGACCTAAATATGAGTATAGATGGGCTGATGGAGTTACAATTAAAAAGCCAATTGAGGTTTCTGCTCCAAAGTATGTAGAATATTTGATGAATTGGATTGAAGCTCAACTAgatgatgaaatgatttttcctcaaaaattggGGGCACCATTTCCAACGAATTTTTGGGATGTGGTTAAGACAATCTTTAAGCGATTGTTTCGCGTATACGCGCATATCTACCATGAGCATTTCCACAAGATTGTCAGCTTGAAAGAAGAAGCTCATGTAAATACTTGCTTTAAGCATTTTGTTCTCTTCACATGGGAATTTCGGTTGATCGATAAACGGGAGCTTGCACCTTTGCAAGATCTTGTTGAGTCTATTCTGCAGTTATAA